One window of the Vicia villosa cultivar HV-30 ecotype Madison, WI unplaced genomic scaffold, Vvil1.0 ctg.000892F_1_1, whole genome shotgun sequence genome contains the following:
- the LOC131631978 gene encoding pentatricopeptide repeat-containing protein At5g14080-like, with protein sequence MKPASLELAQRISRTIISTSKNHTKTKHHHHHPWTSQIEQTLHNNLNQNLTPSLVSSIIDPFLLHHHSLALGFFHWASQQPGFTHTDSTFHSILKSLSLTQNHSQSNYHSLLSLLRKAQSFNYPIHPSVYRSVIAMHISRNYLLQALSIFNEVASLINEIGAPTCNSLLAALSSNNNDNAYKVFDEMFVKGVSFSTLGFGVFVWWVCKEGDLRKVLGLLDEVGKCGSEINGSVVAVMIVNGLCFAGKVSEAMVMLSELRNRGWKPDFMAYWVVAKGFREMGNVVDEIKVLKMKRKLGVAPRSSDYKEIIFELVSEKRICEAKMIGEVIVGGNFVVEDDVFNVLIESVSDVDPIGAIVFFNYVVERERFLSVSSLNRLSWNLCRVGKVDELLEVFRVLDCRNYFKDVEGYNVMLLWLCEARRVKEGYAVLQEMKKKGLNPDVTSYNYVMEACCKEDLLRPARKLWDEMFASGCCGNLKTYNILIHKFSEEGQIDEAEMLFNRMLDKGVEPDRASYTFLLQGLSQEDRLEEAFELYNKSVKQDITIARDILSSFILSLSKKGHLAAASELLCSLSHNIGHAESHVVLLKCLADAREIPIAIEHLRWVQDKSPSMLQDICTGLLASLSVSKCPEPILQFLQRIQG encoded by the exons ATGAAACCCGCATCACTAGAACTAGCACAGAGAATCAGCAGAACAATAATCTCAACCTCAAAGAACCACACAAAAACCAAACACCATCATCACCACCCATGGACCTCACAAATCGAACAAACCCTTCACAACAACCTCAACCAAAATCTAACTCCATCCCTTGTTTCTTCCATCATCGACCCTTTCCTCCTCCATCACCATTCTCTCGCTTTGGGCTTTTTCCATTGGGCTTCTCAACAACCAGGGTTTACCCATACTGATTCAACCTTTCACTCCATTCTCAAATCCCTCTCCCTCACACAAAACCACTCTCAGTCTAATTACCACTCTCTTCTTTCACTTCTCAGAAAAGCTCAATCTTTTAATTACCCAATTCACCCTTCCGTTTACCGTTCGGTTATAGCCATGCATATTTCCCGTAATTACTTACTTCAAGCTCTCTCCATTTTCAACGAGGTTGCTTCGTTGATCAATGAAATTGGTGCACCCACTTGTAACTCACTTCTGGCTGCACTTAGTTCTAACAATAATGACAATGCAtataaggtgtttgatgaaatgtttGTAAAGGGTGTTTCTTTTAGTACATTGGGGTTTGGGGTTTTTGTTTGGTGGGTTTGTAAAGAGGGTGATTTAAGGAAAGTGTTGGGTTTGTTGGATGAGGTTGGGAAATGTGGTTCGGAGATTAACGGGTCTGTTGTGGCGGTTATGATTGTGAATGGTTTGTGTTTTGCTGGGAAGGTGAGTGAGGCTATGGTGATGTTGTCTGAATTGAGGAATAGAGGGTGGAAGCCTGATTTTATGGCTTATTGGGTTGTGGCGAAGGGGTTTAGGGAAATGGGGAATGTGGTTGATGAGATTAAGGttttgaagatgaagaggaagttagGTGTGGCTCCGAGAAGTAGTGATTATAAAGAGATTATATTTGAATTGGTTTCGGAGAAGCGGATTTGTGAAGCTAAGATGATTGGGGAGGTTATTGTTGGAGGTAATTTTGTTGTGGAGGACGATGTTTTTAATGTTTTGATTGAGTCTGTGTCGGATGTTGATCCTATTGGGGCGATTGTGTTTTTTAATTATGTTGTTGAGAGGGAAAGGTTTTTGAGTGTTTCAAGTTTGAATAGATTGAGTTGGAATTTGTGTAGGGTGGGTAAAGTGGATGAATTGTTGGAGGTGTTTCGTGTTTTGGATTGTCGGAATTATTTCAAGGATGTGGAGGGTTACAATGTGATGCTGTTGTGGTTGTGCGAAGCTAGGAGAGTGAAAGAAGGATATGCTGTTctacaggaaatgaaaaagaaaggGTTGAATCCTGATGTAACGTCTTACAATTATGTGATGGAAGCGTGTTGTAAGGAGGATTTACTTCGCCCTGCTAGGAAGCTTTGGGATGAGATGTTTGCGAGTGGCTGTTGTGGAAACTTGAAAACATATAATATTCTGATTCATAAATTTTCAGAAGAAGGGCAGATTGATGAGGCTGAGATGTTGTTTAACCGGATGTTGGACAAGGGAGTCGAACCCGATCGTGCGAGTTACACTTTTCTTTTACAAGGGCTCTCCCAAGAAGACAGGCTTGAAGAAGCTTTTGAACTCTATAACAAGTCTGTCAAACAGGATATTACCATTGCAAGAGACATATTGAGCTCGTTTATATTATCACTCAGCAAGAAAG GACATCTAGCAGCTGCTTCCGAGTTACTTTGCAGTCTCAGTCATAATATAGGACATGCAGAATCCCACGTAGTTTTGTTGAAATGTTTGGCAGATGCAAGAGAGATTCCAATTGCTATTGAGCATTTGAGGTGGGTTCAGGACAAGTCGCCTTCAATGCTACAGGATATATGTACCGGACTTTTAGCTTCCCTTTCTGTTTCTAAATGCCCAGAGCCAATATTACAGTTTCTTCAAAGAATTCAAG GTTGA